Below is a genomic region from Ziziphus jujuba cultivar Dongzao chromosome 7, ASM3175591v1.
TTTCTGATGAGTTAGCAGAGAAGGAAATCTTGTTGAATGATGCTGGTTGTCGTCCACTTGTTGCTGCTTATAATCCCATGTTTGAGTATTTATGTAGAAATGGGAAAACTAGGAAGGCTGAGGGAGTTTTTAGACAACTAATGAAAAGAGGAACTCAAGACCCTCCATCTTTTAAGACTATGATCATGGGGCACTGCAAGGAAGGGACATTTGAAGCTGGCTATGAACTTTTGGTATTGATGTTCAGAAGAGATTTTGTGCCCGATGCTGAGATCTATGAGTCCCTGATTGATGGTCTCTTGCAGAAGGGAAAACCTCTCCTTGCCCAGCAGACTCTAGAGAAGATGCTAAAGAGCTCCCATCTCCCTAGGACGTCTACATTCCATTCTATACTTGCAGCACTTCTGGAAAAAGGATTTGCCCCTGAATCTGCTGGTTTTGTTACTCTAATGTTGGAGagaaaaattagacaaaacaTTGATTTCTCAACACATGTTACAAAGCTACTTTTCGGTAGTGGTCTACGAGATAGAGCATTTGAGCTTTTAGGGATGCTTTATGAGAATGGATATTCAGTTAAAATAGAAGAATTGGTTAGTTTCCTTTGCCAGAAAAGAAAGCTTTCAGAGGCTTGTAAACTGTTGCAATTTAGTTTGCAGAAGCAGCAAGATGTTGATGTTGACTTATTTAATACAGTTATCATTGGCCTCACTGAAATCAAAAAACTTTCAGAAGCATTTGGTTTGTACTATGAATTGGTGGAAAAAGGTGTCCATCAGCAGTTGGCCTGCTTGGATGATTTAAAAACCGCCTTAGAGGTTGCAGGACGATCAGATGAAGTTGAGTTTGTATCCAAAAGGATGCCGAGACCACAAAACCTTGATGAATCTGCTCCAAAATATAGAGCTGGAAAGTCGAGGCTTCAAATGTAAAGTCTACTTGATCTTCACTGTTTATGTTGCCCAGTGTTTATTATATAAGCCTGACCTTTTGTTACAAGGTGCAGGCATGGGAGTGAATCCGTGCAGCATTTTTGTACAACAAGTTGGCTTGTACAGttctaattttaaattgattaatgcATCCACAAGTTAAGAGTCTATTGGAATACCAGAACAAAGTAGGAAACTGTGCATGAATTCTCATCTTTAGAAAACCATTGCTCCATAAGCATCCTAATTTGAGTTATGAATCTATTTGCAGGAGTTACTGCACTTAGACAGCACCTAAACATTTCACATGCTTCCCCTGGTGAGGGACTTTGGGAAGATCATTAATCCTAAGAGTTCTGGAgttgttaattgaaaattttaaaggcTTTACTTAATCCTAGAACTATAAGAATCGGTTACAGAGTTTCATTTCCAGCTTGTTTTGCTTTTCTTGGAAGATATATTTAGAAGTCAGCAAATTTGGATGGTTGGAGGGATATGAGCTTCCTcttttacatttattattaatgttatatatatattgggtagGGGTTAAGTAATAATCGGGTGACCATAAAATCTTTGACAGTCACACTTCTAATCCCATGAACCCAAAGAACACCAAATCTTATTTAAGTAGACATTAATCTTTTCATGCTACTTTTTCTTCACACCAACTTTTCTCCAAAAACTATCTAAGCTCTCCCTTTATATTCCCCATGCCAAGGGACACTTCTCATTAACTTCTCATCataccccaaaaaagaaaaaaaagaaaaaaaaacacttcctTACTAAAACGTCCAAGAATGTCGAAAGTTGAAGTTAATGGAGCTGCTAAGCAATCTCCTGAAAGAACCAGGCGCATTCCCACACCAGGGAAAGCAACAGTTCTCGCAATGGGCAAGGCCTTCCCTAGTCAGCTCATTCCTCAGGAATGCTTAGTCGAAGGCTACATTCGAGACACAAAATGTGTAGACATCTCCATCAAGGAGAAATTGGAGCGTCTGTGTAAGCAAATTAAACCACTTTTATCTAAGCTTAGGCATAGAAAATGAACTTATCTATCTAATCTTGGAATTCTTGTATGGTTCTTCAATTGCTtgttagtaaattattttatccaaGCCTCCTTATTTTCGCCCCTTGCAAAAAAGTAGCTAAACTGAAGATGCATTTCTTTCTCTCACTTTACTAGGCAAAACTACAACTGTGAAGACCAGGTACACAGTCATGTCCAAGGAGATCCTAGACAAATACCCAGAACTGGCAACAGAGGGGTCACCAACAATCAAACAGAGGCTTGAGATTGCCAACCCTGCAGTTGTGGAAATGGCCCTGGAAGCCAGTCTTGCTTGCATCAAGGAATGGGGAAGGCCAACTGACAATATCACTCATATCGTGTATGTAACTTCGAGCGAGATTCGACTGCCTGGAGGTGACCTTTATCTCGCCAGCCAGCTCGGCTTGAGGAACGATGTTGGCCGTGTTATGCTCTACTTCCTGGGCTGTTATGGCGGTGTCACCGGCCTCCGAGTGGCTAAGGACATAGCCGAGAACAATCCAGGAAGCCGGGTTTTGTTAACTACTTCTGAAACCACAATACTTGGTTTTCGTCCCCCAAACAAGGCACGCCCTTATGATCTTGTTGGGGCTGCACTCTTTGGTGACGGAGCGGCTGCTGTGATCATCGGAACCAACCCGATAATGGGCCAAGAGTCTCCTTTCATGGAACTCAACTATGCTGTCCAACAGTTCTTGCCCAACACACACAATGTGATAGATGGCAGGCTTTCTGAGGAAGGCATAAATTTCAAACTTGGGAGAGACCTCCCTCAGAAGATTGAAGAAAACATTGAGGAATTCTGCAAGAAGCTCATGGGAAAGGCCAATCTGAAGGAGTTCAATGAGTTATTTTGGGCTGTTCATCCTGGTGGACCAGCAATTCTTAACAGGCTAGAGGCAACTCTCAAACTAAGCAGTGAGAAGTTGGAGTGCAGTAGAAGAGCACTGATGGACTATGGAAATGTTAGCAGCAATACCATTTTCTATGTTATGGAGAATATGAGGGAGGAATTGAAGAGAGGGGGGGAAGAATGGGGCCTCGCTTTAGCCTTCGGACCTGGAATCACCTTTGAAGGCATTCTTATTCGTAGTCTGTGAGCTTCACTATAAGATTGTCTAAAGCTTTTAAATACTCTTGCAACATCTAAATTTGGTTCACCTTAAGGAAATGGTACTCTTTAAAGATCGATTATACATGTTTAGGGTgacactttaatttttttttttttttttttagttaatgaAGAAGGTGATGAAGCTAAATTCCCAAGTTGGTCTTCGAATGTGTTTTGCGTATCTGTCAcatggaaagagaaagaaatttgtCATGACtttagtttaattttcataTCACCATCTTTTCTTCCACCAATTTCTATCCAACCCAAACAGGAAAATCAATATattaacatttttgttttcaatttgtgCGGTAAATCAAaacagaaataattataaaaaattgtgCCGTAAAAACTAGCAAGAATTTCACTAGTATTTGACtatatgtattaattttgtACAATGTACTATTTTTATTGGACTTAAATGTTCTTTTGATTATATTCATGCGGGTTTGAAAAGTGTTAGGAAAACAGATTATATTCAGAGTcatcagaaaattaaaaaaaaattaaaaatcatatttattaattgtctTTCATGGACATCTAAAAGGGGTCCGTAATTTACAATGCAAAGGATGCGTGGTTGTGGTTagttgttttttcgtttttaatAACTTAGATATCATTTGGTAACGTAatctgtttttcattttttttccctctctctttttctttttcttttttaaaaaaaaaaaaagcaaaaacaaggggggagagagagagagagagagagagatgagttTGGCTACCATTTttgtgttttctatttttatttttagaaaaaaaccaaaaaaaaaaaaaaaagaagcctttGATAAccaatacaaaaacaaaaatgggtttggtaatcaatttttgtt
It encodes:
- the LOC107422658 gene encoding pentatricopeptide repeat-containing protein At1g02060, chloroplastic, which encodes MAANPVSQSRSFTNFGWQLFSFIFEFKSRPRPAFRCYSSQQSKNFCFNEELVDNVEPKSSTKTKRAKAMARLINSKPWSNDLESSLSTLSPSLSKTTVLQTLHLIAAPAKALQFFKWVQEMGFSHNDQSYFLMLEILGRTRNLNAARNLLFSLEKKSDGVVKLEDRFFNSLIRNYGRAGLFQESLKVFATMKSLGVSPSVITFNSLLSILLKRGRTNMARNLYDEMLSTYGVTPDTYTFNILIRGFCMNSMVDEGFRFFQEISRFKCEPDVITYNTIVDGLCRAGKVDIARNVVKGMSNKSRDLNPNVVTYTTLIRGFCMKQEIDDALSVLEEMISRGLKPNRITYNTLIKGLCEAQRFDKIKEILEGTVTHGGFTPDTCTFNTLMHAHCNSGNLDEALKVFAKMSELQVQPDSATYSVLIRSLCQQGDYDRAEKLSDELAEKEILLNDAGCRPLVAAYNPMFEYLCRNGKTRKAEGVFRQLMKRGTQDPPSFKTMIMGHCKEGTFEAGYELLVLMFRRDFVPDAEIYESLIDGLLQKGKPLLAQQTLEKMLKSSHLPRTSTFHSILAALLEKGFAPESAGFVTLMLERKIRQNIDFSTHVTKLLFGSGLRDRAFELLGMLYENGYSVKIEELVSFLCQKRKLSEACKLLQFSLQKQQDVDVDLFNTVIIGLTEIKKLSEAFGLYYELVEKGVHQQLACLDDLKTALEVAGRSDEVEFVSKRMPRPQNLDESAPKYRAGKSRLQILLIIPQKRKKRKKNTSLLKRPRMSKVEVNGAAKQSPERTRRIPTPGKATVLAMGKAFPSQLIPQECLVEGYIRDTKCVDISIKEKLERLCKTTTVKTRYTVMSKEILDKYPELATEGSPTIKQRLEIANPAVVEMALEASLACIKEWGRPTDNITHIVYVTSSEIRLPGGDLYLASQLGLRNDVGRVMLYFLGCYGGVTGLRVAKDIAENNPGSRVLLTTSETTILGFRPPNKARPYDLVGAALFGDGAAAVIIGTNPIMGQESPFMELNYAVQQFLPNTHNVIDGRLSEEGINFKLGRDLPQKIEENIEEFCKKLMGKANLKEFNELFWAVHPGGPAILNRLEATLKLSSEKLECSRRALMDYGNVSSNTIFYVMENMREELKRGGEEWGLALAFGPGITFEGILIRSL